Within the Bacillus pumilus genome, the region ATATTTACAAACTCCGTGACATGATAAGAATAGAGTTCACCCTGAAAAAATAGGAGAGTGAATGAGATGTTTAATAGTGTACAAAAATGGATCGATTATCTAGATGGTGGTTGTAATGTACTTGGAGTCACATTTGATTTGTTTCATAAAGAATTAATACTGAGCGTAAAAGTATCAGAATTAAATAAAGTTACTCAACATGAATTGCGATTTATGAATGTGGCGAGTTTTTATTATAATGGGGGTGAAGGTAATGATAGATTTGAAGAATTGATACAAGAAGAGATGAATTGGCAAATTTTCGAATGCAGCTACCATCCTCAAGGGATAGGGAACCTTAAAAATGTACTTCTTGAAGAATTTGATGCAAATGCAAATTTTCTATTTAACATAAATTGTATGTTAATCGCGATAGAATCGAAAAAAGTATGTTTCGACTCACAGGAATTTATTTGCAGTGTTTAGGAAGATCTCATTAGCGTCTAAATAAGAAAGAAAAACATTTAGGGATGGGGAAAATCCATGAAAATCAGCCGTGATAAACAAGATTTATTCGATGATGTAAAACAACGTTATCAATACTTATTAGATTCAGTTTATCCAGATGATATCGTCTCTTTTGAAGAAGAAACTGGTATATTTTCAGATGATTTTTATATGTTTTTTTCACTTGTTGCAGGCAGTTTAAGTTATGTGGTCGATCATAAACGAATACCGAAAAAACAGTTAACCGTGCTGCGTCAGTCATTTGAAGAGCAATATCCCCAAATCAAATCGTATCAACAGATCCTTGAATCATATCCTTTATTGCATTCCTATGTTCAATACCATGAAAAAACAAGAAAACGCATCATTGCACTTTTACAATAACCTTTTGGAGGACAAAAGATGACATGGTTTTTAGATGAAAAAATCCAGAAACAAATCCCTGATTTCGATATCAACCATCTAAAGCAAATCAATGAATTTCACTACTTTAAAG harbors:
- a CDS encoding YxiJ family protein encodes the protein MKISRDKQDLFDDVKQRYQYLLDSVYPDDIVSFEEETGIFSDDFYMFFSLVAGSLSYVVDHKRIPKKQLTVLRQSFEEQYPQIKSYQQILESYPLLHSYVQYHEKTRKRIIALLQ